In the genome of Halosolutus amylolyticus, the window GACACCTACCCGCCGGAGAACGGACTGGTGCTGTTTTCGGGTGCCGTCGACACCAGCGGCGGCCGCACCGAGATGGTCACCAGAGTCCTCGAGAGTCCGCCCCAGCCCGTCGAATCGTTCCGCTATCACTGCGACTCGGACTTCCTGACCGAGCCCTTAGAGGAGATGCTCGCCGACAAGGGGCTGTACGGCCTGATCGTCCTCGATCGGCGCGAGGCCAACGTCGGCTGGCTGAAAGGGAAACGCATCGAGCCCGTCAAGTCCGCGTCCTCGCTCGTCCCCGGCAAGCAGCGCAAAGGTGGCCAGTCCGCACAGCGGTTCGCCCGCCTGCGCCTCGAGGCGATCGACAACTTCTACCAGGAGGTCGCGGGGATGGCGAACGACCTGTTCGTCCCCAAGCGTCACGAACTCGACGGCATCCTCGTCGGCGGACCCTCGCCCACCAAGGACGAGTTCCTCGACGGCGACTACCTCCACCACGAGATCCAGGACAACGTCATCGGGAAGTTCGACGTCGCCTACACCGACGAGTCCGGCCTGAAAGACCTCGTCGACAACGCCGAGGACGCGTTGGCCGACGCCGAGGTGATGAAGGACAAACAGCAGATGGAGGAGTTCTTCAAGGAACTCAACGCCGGCGACCTCGCGACCTACGGGTTCGAAC includes:
- the prf1 gene encoding peptide chain release factor aRF-1 codes for the protein MSQEGEQEQSDRKKYEFRKVIEDLKDYDGSGTQLVTIYVPDDRQISDVVTHVTQEHSEAANIKSKQTRTAVQDALTSIKDRLRYYDTYPPENGLVLFSGAVDTSGGRTEMVTRVLESPPQPVESFRYHCDSDFLTEPLEEMLADKGLYGLIVLDRREANVGWLKGKRIEPVKSASSLVPGKQRKGGQSAQRFARLRLEAIDNFYQEVAGMANDLFVPKRHELDGILVGGPSPTKDEFLDGDYLHHEIQDNVIGKFDVAYTDESGLKDLVDNAEDALADAEVMKDKQQMEEFFKELNAGDLATYGFEQTRKNLMMGAVDRLLISEDLRKDVVTYECPDCGNTDREVFDRRKSTPTHECTECGTEVEATEDDREDAIDHLITIAEQRGTETKFISTDFEKGEQLYNAFGGFAGILRYSTGV